One region of Streptococcus parasanguinis genomic DNA includes:
- the obgE gene encoding GTPase ObgE: MSMFLDTAKIKVKAGNGGDGMVAFRREKYVPNGGPWGGDGGRGGNVIFVVDEGLRTLMDFRYNRHFKAQNGEKGMTKGMHGRGAEDLYVRVPQGTTVRDAETGKVITDLVEDGQEYIVAHGGRGGRGNIRFATPKNPAPEISENGEPGQERELELELKVLADVGLVGFPSVGKSTLLSVITSAKPKIGAYHFTTIVPNLGMVRTPSGESFAVADLPGLIEGASQGVGLGTQFLRHIERTRVILHVIDMSASEGRDPYEDYIQINKELETYNLRLMERPQIIVANKMDMPESQENLKEFKKKLAANYDEFDELPQIFPISSLAHQGLDNLLEATAELLDKTPEFLLYSEDEMAQEEVYYGFDEDQPAFDISRDDDAAWVLSGEKLEKLFNMTNFDRDEAVMKFARQLRGMGVDEALRARGAKDGDIVRIGKFEFEFVD; this comes from the coding sequence ATGAGTATGTTTTTAGATACAGCCAAGATTAAGGTCAAGGCTGGAAATGGCGGCGATGGCATGGTGGCTTTTCGTCGCGAAAAATATGTCCCTAATGGCGGACCTTGGGGTGGTGATGGAGGTCGTGGTGGCAATGTCATCTTCGTAGTAGACGAAGGCTTGCGTACCTTGATGGACTTCCGTTATAACAGGCATTTCAAAGCCCAAAATGGGGAAAAAGGAATGACCAAAGGGATGCACGGACGGGGAGCAGAAGATCTCTATGTACGAGTCCCTCAAGGAACGACCGTCCGAGATGCTGAGACTGGCAAGGTCATTACGGACCTAGTCGAGGATGGACAAGAGTACATTGTTGCCCACGGTGGCCGTGGCGGACGTGGAAACATTCGTTTTGCCACTCCTAAAAATCCAGCCCCAGAGATTTCTGAGAATGGGGAGCCTGGTCAGGAACGCGAACTCGAATTAGAACTCAAGGTCTTGGCAGACGTTGGTTTGGTTGGCTTTCCTTCTGTTGGGAAATCAACCCTTCTTAGTGTCATTACTTCAGCCAAACCAAAAATTGGTGCCTATCATTTTACAACCATCGTTCCAAATTTGGGCATGGTTCGGACACCGTCAGGTGAATCCTTTGCAGTCGCGGACCTTCCTGGATTGATCGAAGGGGCTAGCCAAGGTGTCGGACTCGGAACCCAGTTCCTTCGTCACATCGAGCGCACCCGGGTTATCTTGCATGTTATTGATATGTCAGCCAGTGAAGGACGCGACCCTTACGAAGATTATATTCAAATCAATAAAGAGCTTGAAACCTATAATCTTCGTTTGATGGAACGTCCTCAGATTATCGTGGCAAATAAGATGGATATGCCGGAGAGTCAAGAAAACTTGAAAGAGTTCAAGAAGAAATTGGCAGCCAATTACGATGAGTTTGATGAACTGCCACAGATTTTCCCGATCTCTAGTTTGGCGCATCAAGGTTTGGACAATTTGTTAGAAGCAACGGCAGAATTGTTAGACAAAACACCAGAATTCCTCTTGTATTCAGAAGACGAAATGGCTCAAGAAGAAGTCTACTATGGCTTTGATGAAGACCAGCCAGCCTTTGACATCAGTCGGGATGACGATGCCGCTTGGGTCTTGTCTGGTGAAAAACTTGAAAAACTCTTTAATATGACGAATTTCGATCGTGATGAAGCGGTCATGAAATTTGCTCGTCAATTGCGTGGCATGGGTGTTGATGAAGCTCTCCGTGCGCGTGGGGCAAAAGATGGCGATATCGTCCGGATCGGTAAATTTGAATTTGAGTTTGTAGATTAG
- a CDS encoding DUF4044 domain-containing protein gives MAFGDNGKRKKTPFEMITMVVIVIMLIVTVGAIFATAIGALSY, from the coding sequence GTGGCTTTTGGAGATAACGGAAAACGTAAAAAAACACCATTTGAAATGATCACGATGGTGGTCATTGTGATTATGTTGATTGTAACGGTTGGTGCAATATTTGCAACCGCAATTGGTGCTCTTTCTTACTAA
- the dnaG gene encoding DNA primase — MVDKELIAEIKNSVNIVEVIGEVVSLTKAGRNFLGLCPFHGEKTPSFNVVEDKQFYHCFGCGRSGDVFKFIEEYRGVVFMDAVQIVAEKAGIALQYQARPAQPTSINPNQELYEIHQEASKFYQAILMTTKMGEEARNYLHERGLTDEVIRHFQLGLAPAEGNYLYRNLSEKFSEKVITDSGLFTISDAGTVFDAFQDRIMFPLTDDSGRVIAFSGRLWKLTDDGSHQAKYKNSRSTRLFNKSYELYHLDQAKTSAKKQHEMYIMEGFMDVIAAYRAGIENAVASMGTALTPEHVQHLSHFTKKVILTYDGDKAGLEATAKALDILQDLELEIVRIPDQMDPDEYLKKTSPEDLASLLKNSRISKVEFLMHYWKPQYIENLQAQIEFVEKLAPMIAQTRSITAQNTYIYKLADLLPDFDYLQIEQIVNNSRLHQRQEDQSGGRSRTSNFSVDLLPNRGMTRLIKAENHLLSRMKDFPMVLNDYRLRPDFVFDTPELQILYQLLCQNGEVTSQDLSEQPEGVQHAWYRMVEEDLPEEIADGELEEVEETRNRELLRKESQQIGNKVKEASSTGDAEKALLELERLIAQKRRME, encoded by the coding sequence ATGGTTGATAAAGAGCTAATTGCAGAAATTAAAAACAGTGTAAACATTGTTGAAGTTATTGGTGAAGTTGTTTCTTTGACCAAGGCTGGCCGTAATTTTTTAGGGCTCTGTCCTTTTCATGGTGAAAAGACTCCTTCTTTTAATGTCGTTGAAGACAAGCAGTTTTACCATTGTTTTGGATGTGGTCGCTCGGGAGATGTCTTTAAGTTTATTGAGGAATACCGTGGAGTCGTTTTTATGGATGCGGTCCAGATCGTAGCAGAAAAAGCGGGTATTGCGCTTCAGTACCAAGCAAGGCCGGCTCAACCAACGTCTATCAATCCCAACCAAGAACTTTATGAGATTCATCAGGAAGCCAGTAAGTTCTACCAGGCGATTCTGATGACGACAAAGATGGGAGAAGAAGCGCGAAATTATCTGCATGAACGTGGATTGACGGATGAGGTCATCCGACATTTTCAATTGGGCTTAGCCCCAGCAGAAGGGAATTATCTCTATCGAAATCTCTCTGAGAAGTTCTCTGAGAAAGTGATTACCGATTCGGGGTTATTCACAATCTCAGATGCTGGAACAGTTTTTGATGCCTTTCAGGATCGGATTATGTTTCCTTTGACGGATGATAGTGGACGTGTCATTGCTTTTTCTGGTAGACTGTGGAAACTAACGGATGATGGCAGTCATCAAGCCAAGTATAAGAATAGTCGAAGTACCCGTCTATTTAATAAGAGTTATGAACTTTATCATTTGGATCAAGCTAAGACGAGCGCCAAAAAGCAACATGAAATGTATATCATGGAAGGCTTTATGGATGTCATTGCGGCTTATCGAGCTGGGATTGAAAATGCAGTCGCCTCTATGGGGACAGCCTTGACACCAGAGCACGTCCAGCACCTGTCTCATTTTACCAAAAAGGTCATTTTGACCTATGATGGGGATAAGGCGGGACTTGAAGCAACCGCTAAGGCCTTGGATATCTTGCAGGATCTGGAGTTGGAGATCGTCCGTATCCCTGATCAGATGGATCCCGATGAGTACCTCAAAAAGACCTCCCCAGAAGATCTAGCTTCCCTCTTGAAGAATTCGCGGATCAGTAAGGTTGAATTCTTGATGCACTACTGGAAACCCCAGTATATTGAGAACTTACAGGCACAGATTGAGTTTGTCGAGAAGCTGGCACCGATGATCGCCCAGACGCGCTCCATCACAGCGCAAAACACCTATATTTATAAGTTGGCAGATTTATTGCCAGACTTTGATTATTTGCAGATTGAGCAGATTGTCAATAATAGTCGCTTGCATCAACGGCAGGAGGATCAAAGTGGTGGACGATCAAGAACGTCGAATTTTTCAGTCGATCTCCTGCCTAATCGTGGGATGACGCGCTTGATCAAGGCGGAAAATCATTTATTAAGTAGGATGAAAGATTTTCCAATGGTGCTTAATGATTACCGTTTGCGACCTGATTTTGTCTTTGACACACCGGAGTTACAGATCTTGTACCAATTACTCTGTCAAAATGGAGAAGTCACATCTCAGGATTTGTCCGAGCAACCTGAAGGGGTCCAGCACGCCTGGTACCGGATGGTAGAAGAAGATTTGCCAGAAGAGATAGCGGATGGTGAATTAGAAGAAGTGGAAGAAACGCGAAATCGTGAGCTTCTTCGCAAAGAAAGTCAACAAATTGGAAATAAAGTGAAGGAAGCTTCCTCGACAGGGGATGCGGAAAAAGCTTTATTGGAACTCGAGCGTTTGATCGCTCAAAAAAGAAGAATGGAGTAG
- the rpoD gene encoding RNA polymerase sigma factor RpoD, producing MAKEQKDITTLDVQIAEFIRSHKKSGTATDDEINDKLVIPFTLDADGIEDLLQRIQDAGISITDKDGNPSARVLNNEEEPELSDEELLGSNSAKVNDPVRMYLKEIGVVPLLTNEEEQELAILVEQGDLEAKQRLAEANLRLVVSIAKRYVGRGMQFLDLIQEGNMGLMKAVDKFDYTKGFKFSTYATWWIRQAITRAIADQARTIRIPVHMVETINKLVREQRNLLQELGQDPTPEQIAERMDMTPDKVREILKIAQEPVSLETPIGEEDDSHLGDFIEDEVIENPVDYTTRVVLREQLDEVLDTLTDREENVLRLRFGLDDGKMRTLEDVGKVFNVTRERIRQIEAKALRKLRHPSRSKPLRDFIED from the coding sequence ATGGCTAAAGAACAAAAAGATATTACAACATTGGACGTTCAAATTGCAGAGTTTATTCGCAGCCACAAGAAAAGTGGAACTGCAACAGATGATGAAATTAATGACAAGTTGGTTATTCCATTCACACTAGATGCAGATGGGATTGAAGATCTTTTGCAACGGATTCAAGATGCAGGAATTTCGATCACGGATAAAGATGGTAACCCAAGTGCGCGTGTGTTGAACAATGAAGAAGAGCCAGAATTGTCAGATGAGGAATTGCTTGGAAGCAACTCTGCCAAGGTCAACGACCCAGTACGGATGTACTTGAAAGAAATTGGGGTTGTTCCTCTTTTGACAAATGAAGAAGAACAAGAATTGGCTATCTTAGTGGAACAAGGTGACTTGGAAGCCAAGCAACGTCTTGCAGAAGCCAACCTTCGTTTGGTTGTATCCATTGCGAAACGTTACGTTGGTCGTGGAATGCAATTTTTGGATTTGATCCAAGAAGGAAATATGGGCTTGATGAAGGCCGTTGATAAGTTTGACTATACCAAAGGGTTCAAGTTCTCTACCTATGCTACTTGGTGGATTCGTCAGGCTATCACTCGTGCCATTGCAGACCAAGCACGGACCATTCGGATCCCTGTTCACATGGTGGAAACCATTAACAAGTTGGTTCGTGAACAACGCAATCTCTTGCAAGAATTGGGACAAGACCCAACGCCTGAACAAATCGCTGAACGCATGGATATGACGCCTGATAAGGTACGCGAAATCTTGAAGATTGCCCAAGAGCCTGTTTCTTTGGAAACGCCAATCGGGGAAGAAGACGATAGCCATTTGGGAGATTTCATCGAAGATGAAGTGATTGAAAATCCAGTAGACTACACCACTCGTGTGGTTCTACGTGAACAATTAGATGAAGTCCTCGATACCCTGACAGACCGTGAAGAAAACGTACTTCGTTTACGTTTCGGTTTGGATGATGGAAAAATGCGGACCTTGGAAGATGTGGGTAAAGTCTTCAACGTGACCCGTGAACGGATCCGTCAGATCGAAGCCAAAGCCCTCCGTAAACTCCGCCACCCAAGCAGAAGCAAACCATTGCGTGACTTTATAGAGGATTAA
- a CDS encoding YvcK family protein, producing MRKPKVTVIGGGTGISVILDSLRKKPVDITAIVTVADDGGSSGELRKNIQKLTPPGDLRNVLVAMSDMPRFYEKVFQYRFADDDGPLAGHPLGNLIIAGISEMQGSTYNAMQLLTKFFHTTGKIYPSSDSPLTLHAVFQDGKEVVGESHIANYTGMIDHVYVTNTFDQERPKASKKVVEAILESDMVVLGPGSLFTSILPNLMIDEIGKAILETKAQVAYVCNIMTQRGETEHFTDSDHVAVLHKHLGEKFIDTVLVNINQVPAAYMNSNKFDEYLVQVEHDFKGLHSQVPQVISSDFLKLVNGGAFHDGEKVVEELMQIVQVRK from the coding sequence ATGAGAAAACCTAAAGTAACCGTTATTGGAGGAGGAACAGGGATTTCTGTTATCCTCGATAGTCTGAGAAAGAAACCGGTCGATATTACTGCCATCGTAACCGTTGCAGATGATGGCGGGAGTTCAGGTGAATTGCGGAAGAACATCCAAAAATTGACACCACCTGGAGATCTTCGAAATGTGCTGGTTGCCATGTCAGATATGCCTCGTTTTTATGAGAAGGTCTTTCAATACCGCTTTGCAGACGATGATGGACCTTTGGCCGGACACCCTTTGGGAAACTTGATCATTGCAGGGATTTCAGAGATGCAAGGCTCGACCTATAATGCCATGCAGTTGTTAACCAAGTTCTTTCATACGACCGGCAAGATCTATCCTTCCAGTGATAGTCCCTTGACCCTTCATGCCGTCTTTCAAGATGGAAAAGAAGTGGTAGGAGAAAGCCACATTGCTAACTACACCGGCATGATTGATCATGTCTATGTGACCAATACCTTTGATCAAGAGCGTCCAAAAGCTAGTAAGAAAGTGGTGGAAGCTATTCTTGAAAGTGATATGGTCGTCTTAGGTCCTGGTTCGCTCTTTACCTCGATCCTCCCTAATTTGATGATCGATGAGATTGGGAAAGCCATCCTTGAAACCAAGGCTCAGGTAGCCTATGTTTGTAACATCATGACCCAAAGAGGAGAAACCGAGCATTTCACAGACAGTGACCACGTTGCCGTTCTCCATAAACATTTGGGAGAGAAGTTCATCGATACGGTCCTTGTCAATATCAATCAGGTTCCCGCAGCTTACATGAACAGTAACAAATTTGATGAATACTTGGTGCAGGTAGAGCACGATTTCAAGGGGCTGCACTCGCAAGTTCCCCAAGTGATTTCTTCCGATTTCTTAAAGCTGGTCAATGGAGGAGCCTTTCATGATGGCGAAAAAGTAGTCGAAGAGTTGATGCAGATCGTGCAGGTGAGAAAATGA
- the whiA gene encoding DNA-binding protein WhiA: protein MSFTVRVKEELLSLKRFEKSELAAIIKMSGSLGISMGGLTLSVTTENAKIARHIYELLHHFYEAKSDIRHHQKTNLKKNRVYTVFLDEKVEEILADLHLADAFFGIETGIDASVLEDEVASRAYLRGAFLSSGSIKDPEKGKYQLEIHSVYTDHAEGIALLMQGFLLDAKTIERKKGVVTYLQRAEDIIDFLIVVEAMQAMQEFESIKVMRETRNDLNRANNAEMANIQRTVTASMKTINNISKIVDTVGLGSLPSDLQEVAYIRMNHPDYSIQQIADSLQQPISKSGVNHRLRKINKIADDLDK from the coding sequence ATGAGTTTTACGGTTCGTGTAAAAGAAGAATTATTGTCTCTCAAGCGATTTGAAAAGAGTGAATTGGCTGCCATTATCAAGATGTCTGGAAGTCTTGGGATTTCAATGGGGGGCTTGACGCTCTCGGTGACGACAGAAAATGCCAAGATCGCTCGCCATATCTATGAATTGTTGCATCATTTTTATGAGGCCAAATCAGATATTCGCCACCATCAAAAAACCAATTTGAAAAAGAATCGTGTTTACACAGTATTCTTGGATGAAAAGGTAGAAGAAATTTTAGCTGACTTGCATTTGGCAGATGCCTTCTTTGGGATTGAGACAGGCATTGATGCTAGTGTTTTAGAGGATGAAGTAGCCAGTCGTGCTTACCTTCGGGGAGCTTTTCTGTCGAGTGGTTCAATAAAAGATCCTGAAAAAGGGAAGTACCAGCTGGAAATTCATTCTGTTTATACAGACCACGCGGAAGGAATTGCCCTTCTCATGCAAGGATTTTTACTAGATGCGAAAACCATCGAGCGGAAAAAAGGAGTGGTGACCTATCTGCAACGAGCGGAAGATATTATTGATTTTCTAATTGTCGTAGAGGCCATGCAAGCCATGCAGGAATTTGAGTCCATCAAGGTCATGAGAGAGACGCGCAATGACCTCAATCGGGCCAATAATGCCGAGATGGCCAATATCCAACGCACGGTCACAGCTAGTATGAAAACCATCAATAATATCAGTAAAATTGTGGATACAGTCGGTCTAGGAAGTTTACCAAGTGACCTACAAGAAGTTGCTTATATTCGAATGAACCATCCAGATTATTCCATCCAGCAGATCGCTGATAGTTTGCAACAACCTATTTCAAAAAGCGGTGTTAACCACCGCTTACGTAAGATCAATAAGATCGCAGACGATTTAGACAAATAA
- a CDS encoding NAD(P)/FAD-dependent oxidoreductase has protein sequence MSEIYDITIVGGGPVGLFAAFYGNMRQVKVKLIDSLPQLGGQPAILYPEKSILDVPGFTNLTGEELSNRLIEQVKRFDTPIFLNETVEDIRKEGDLFTITTSRQVHQSKAVIIAMGGGAFKPRALDIEGAEDFDNVHYHVSNIQQYEGQQVTVLGGGDSAVDWALAFDKIAPTTIIHRRDNFRALEHSVEELKQSSVSIKTPFVPSRLIGENGHATHLEITKVKTDETELIPIDHLFVNYGFKSSIGNLKEWGVELQRHKIKVNQKQETSLPGIYACGDCCFYEGKIDLIATGLGEAPTAVNNAINYIYPDKKVQPTHSTSL, from the coding sequence ATGTCAGAAATTTATGATATTACGATTGTTGGGGGCGGACCAGTTGGTCTGTTTGCTGCTTTTTATGGCAATATGCGCCAAGTAAAAGTCAAACTGATTGATTCCTTACCTCAACTGGGAGGGCAACCAGCTATTCTCTATCCAGAAAAGAGTATCCTCGATGTACCTGGCTTTACCAATTTGACTGGTGAAGAATTGAGCAACCGCTTGATCGAGCAAGTCAAACGGTTTGATACACCGATCTTTCTCAATGAAACTGTAGAGGATATTCGAAAAGAAGGCGACCTCTTCACCATCACTACTTCTCGCCAAGTGCATCAGTCTAAAGCAGTCATTATAGCCATGGGCGGTGGTGCCTTTAAGCCACGTGCCCTTGACATTGAGGGAGCTGAAGACTTTGATAACGTCCACTATCATGTTTCGAACATCCAACAATATGAAGGACAGCAGGTGACCGTCCTTGGTGGTGGAGACTCTGCTGTAGACTGGGCTCTTGCTTTTGACAAGATTGCTCCAACTACGATCATTCATCGTCGGGATAACTTCCGTGCTTTAGAACATAGTGTAGAAGAACTCAAACAATCTTCTGTTAGCATCAAAACACCATTTGTTCCTAGCCGCTTGATTGGCGAAAATGGTCATGCCACTCATCTTGAAATCACAAAAGTTAAAACCGATGAAACCGAACTCATTCCGATTGATCACTTATTTGTCAACTATGGCTTTAAATCTTCAATCGGAAACTTGAAAGAATGGGGTGTAGAATTGCAACGCCATAAAATCAAGGTCAACCAAAAACAAGAAACCAGCCTTCCTGGAATTTATGCTTGTGGAGACTGCTGCTTCTATGAAGGAAAGATCGATCTCATCGCTACAGGCTTAGGGGAAGCCCCAACAGCTGTAAACAATGCCATCAACTACATCTATCCAGATAAGAAAGTCCAACCAACCCACTCAACAAGTTTATAA
- the rpsU gene encoding 30S ribosomal protein S21 has product MSKTVVRKNESLDDALRRFKRAVTKAGTLQETRKREFYEKPSVKRKRKSEAARKRKKF; this is encoded by the coding sequence ATGTCAAAAACAGTAGTACGTAAGAATGAATCTCTTGACGATGCTCTTCGTCGTTTCAAACGTGCGGTTACTAAAGCTGGTACTCTTCAAGAAACACGCAAACGTGAATTCTATGAAAAACCTTCTGTAAAACGTAAACGTAAATCAGAAGCAGCTCGTAAACGTAAAAAATTCTAA
- a CDS encoding Ig-like domain-containing protein → MKQVRQIVWALALVLTILFTAGLTKTIHAAEVSSYTQTARLTKDGNTLTNGSKVLTNEKLSASIYLAFPDSQTIQAGDTLTLSLPKELALYTALEFNVLEEGQSNGQTVGKAVVDTAKKTVTVTFNDYFASHPLNKRVALHFDVKVDSEVVTKTSPIQFKLGNTDFSFNYEKTAGEAGDYEMKYGYQDKSDPTIIKWRILLNARQDMLRGMVIKDQFGDGLTLVEGSLRAVRYAPVEGGIKNEAQILSLPVLDNFTKKAVFNKNADGKITGFTIEFGDNYNWPMYIEYSTKVAPGTKVGDVVHNTLTWTATNFPAPRSLTRELRLESGTGEGLGEKEQTPPTPSSTSSSSSSSSSSSSSSSSSSSSSSSSSSTSSSSKSNSTSTSSSSLKSSSSSVKEEAPKPGKKKVLPSTGEKMTPVVLVMGVFLAILSVGILRVRKDS, encoded by the coding sequence ATGAAACAGGTTCGTCAAATTGTATGGGCACTTGCCTTAGTGCTAACGATTCTATTCACAGCTGGTTTGACTAAAACAATACATGCTGCAGAAGTCTCATCATATACACAGACAGCACGTCTAACGAAAGACGGTAACACGCTAACAAATGGGAGCAAGGTGTTGACAAATGAAAAATTGTCAGCAAGTATTTATTTAGCCTTTCCAGATTCGCAAACTATTCAAGCTGGTGATACCTTAACTCTTAGTTTGCCAAAAGAATTAGCCCTCTACACAGCACTGGAATTCAATGTTCTTGAGGAAGGTCAATCAAATGGTCAGACGGTGGGGAAAGCTGTCGTTGATACAGCTAAGAAAACAGTGACCGTTACCTTTAATGATTATTTCGCATCTCATCCACTCAACAAACGAGTTGCTCTTCATTTTGATGTAAAAGTAGACTCAGAAGTAGTTACAAAAACTTCTCCAATCCAGTTTAAACTAGGAAATACAGATTTTTCATTTAATTATGAAAAAACAGCTGGAGAAGCTGGAGACTATGAGATGAAATACGGTTACCAAGATAAGTCTGATCCAACCATTATCAAATGGCGGATTCTCTTAAATGCTCGCCAAGATATGCTTCGTGGAATGGTCATTAAAGACCAATTCGGAGATGGCTTAACATTGGTTGAAGGTAGCTTACGCGCTGTTCGTTATGCTCCTGTAGAAGGTGGGATTAAGAACGAAGCTCAGATATTAAGTCTCCCAGTTCTGGATAACTTTACTAAAAAAGCTGTTTTCAATAAGAATGCAGATGGAAAGATCACTGGTTTTACAATTGAATTTGGTGATAATTACAATTGGCCAATGTATATTGAATATTCTACAAAAGTGGCACCTGGAACGAAAGTCGGTGATGTTGTCCATAATACATTAACATGGACAGCAACCAATTTCCCAGCACCGCGTAGTTTAACCCGTGAATTGAGATTGGAATCAGGAACCGGAGAGGGATTAGGTGAGAAAGAACAAACACCACCGACACCTAGCTCAACCTCCTCATCAAGTTCTAGTTCTTCATCAAGCTCTAGTTCTTCATCAAGCTCTAGTTCTTCATCAAGCTCATCATCTTCAACGAGTTCCAGTTCTAAATCGAACTCAACATCCACATCAAGTTCTTCATTGAAATCATCTTCATCTTCTGTTAAAGAAGAAGCCCCAAAACCTGGTAAGAAAAAAGTTCTTCCAAGTACAGGTGAAAAGATGACACCGGTAGTTCTTGTCATGGGTGTCTTCCTAGCAATTCTATCGGTTGGTATTTTACGTGTAAGAAAAGATTCTTAA
- the rapZ gene encoding RNase adapter RapZ, producing the protein MTESKIQLVMVTGMSGAGKTVAIQSFEDLGYFTIDNMPPALLLKFIELMRHSPDNNKLAVVVDMRSRSFFNEIRTILDELDNQEDLDFKVLFLDATDSELVARYKETRRSHPLAADGRVLDGITLERELLSPLKNISQNVVDTTELTPRNLRKTIAEQFASQDNQPDFRVEVMSFGFKYGLPIDADLVFDVRFLPNPYYKLELRNLTGQDPAVYDYVMDHPESEDFYRHLHDLIVPILPSYKREGKSVLTIAMGCTGGQHRSVAFAERLAHDLEKNWQVNCSHRDKDRRKETVNRS; encoded by the coding sequence ATGACAGAAAGTAAGATTCAACTGGTCATGGTAACAGGGATGAGCGGTGCGGGTAAGACCGTTGCCATCCAATCGTTTGAGGATTTGGGTTACTTTACCATCGATAATATGCCACCGGCGCTCTTGCTGAAATTTATTGAGCTCATGCGCCACAGCCCAGATAACAATAAATTAGCCGTTGTTGTGGACATGCGGAGCCGTTCTTTTTTCAATGAAATTCGCACCATTTTGGATGAATTGGACAATCAAGAAGACCTGGATTTCAAAGTCTTGTTCTTGGATGCCACTGACAGTGAGTTGGTAGCACGATACAAGGAAACCCGTCGTAGCCATCCATTAGCGGCAGATGGCCGTGTCTTAGATGGGATTACCCTAGAGCGCGAACTCTTGTCCCCTTTAAAAAATATCAGTCAAAATGTAGTGGATACGACTGAGTTGACACCTCGTAATTTGAGAAAAACGATCGCAGAACAATTTGCCAGTCAAGATAATCAGCCAGATTTTCGGGTTGAGGTCATGTCATTTGGGTTTAAATATGGCCTTCCGATCGATGCTGACCTTGTCTTTGATGTGCGTTTCCTTCCAAATCCCTACTACAAATTGGAACTTCGGAATTTAACCGGTCAAGATCCAGCTGTCTATGATTACGTCATGGATCACCCTGAATCAGAGGACTTTTATCGTCACCTCCATGACTTGATCGTTCCTATTTTACCGTCTTATAAACGGGAGGGTAAATCCGTTCTCACCATTGCTATGGGATGTACCGGTGGGCAACACCGTTCAGTAGCCTTTGCAGAGCGCTTAGCGCATGATTTAGAAAAAAATTGGCAGGTCAATTGCAGTCATAGAGACAAGGACAGACGGAAAGAAACGGTGAATCGCTCATGA
- a CDS encoding RidA family protein, which produces MAKTIHTDKAPAAIGPYVQGKIVGNLLFASGQVPLSPETGEIIGETIQEQTEQVLKNIGAILEEAGTDFDHVVKTTCFLSDMNDFVPFNEVYKTVFTTEFPARSAVEVARLPRDVKVEIEVIAEIKAK; this is translated from the coding sequence ATGGCAAAAACAATTCATACAGATAAAGCACCTGCAGCAATTGGACCTTATGTTCAAGGGAAAATCGTAGGGAATCTTCTCTTTGCAAGTGGACAAGTTCCCTTGTCACCTGAAACAGGTGAAATCATTGGAGAAACCATCCAAGAACAAACAGAGCAAGTCTTAAAGAACATTGGGGCTATTTTGGAAGAGGCAGGGACAGACTTTGACCACGTGGTGAAAACCACTTGTTTCTTAAGTGATATGAATGACTTTGTACCTTTTAATGAGGTCTATAAAACAGTTTTTACCACAGAGTTTCCAGCTCGATCTGCTGTTGAAGTAGCACGCCTGCCACGTGATGTGAAGGTTGAAATTGAAGTTATTGCGGAAATCAAAGCCAAATAA
- the mscL gene encoding large conductance mechanosensitive channel protein MscL: MLKDLKAFLLRGNVVDLAVAVVIGAAFGAIVTSFVNDIITPLILNPALKAAHVENIAQLSWNGVAYGSFLSAVINFLVVGTVLFFVVKAAEKAQNLGKKEEAVEEEAPAPTQEELLTEIRDLLANK, from the coding sequence ATGTTAAAAGATTTGAAAGCTTTTCTCCTTCGTGGGAACGTTGTTGACCTTGCTGTTGCAGTCGTTATCGGAGCTGCATTCGGAGCTATCGTAACATCATTTGTTAACGATATCATCACTCCACTTATTTTGAACCCAGCTTTGAAAGCTGCTCATGTTGAAAATATTGCACAATTGTCATGGAACGGTGTTGCTTACGGTAGCTTCTTGAGCGCTGTTATTAATTTCCTTGTTGTTGGTACTGTTCTTTTCTTTGTAGTGAAAGCTGCAGAGAAAGCTCAAAACCTTGGTAAAAAAGAAGAAGCTGTCGAAGAAGAAGCTCCTGCTCCTACTCAAGAAGAGTTGCTTACTGAAATCCGCGACTTGCTTGCAAACAAATAA